One Chloroflexota bacterium genomic region harbors:
- a CDS encoding SGNH/GDSL hydrolase family protein — translation MSGRDLTALAVALLVGAACTVTAEPTPSLMGARYVALGDSYTIGTAVSSTDSWPSQLVARLDGRLELAANLGVNGYSTDDLIAAELPALDDLHPEFVTVQIGVNDVVRGVPQATYAANVDLILDALLERLPPTRIVAVATPDYTLTPAGSSFGNPAQQSAEIARFNDVLRVAAEARGIVFVPDIYEISRRVASDPSLVAGDGLHPSGAQYALWVDAIQPVVQELLAGS, via the coding sequence ATGAGCGGACGTGACCTCACCGCGCTGGCCGTCGCGCTGCTCGTCGGCGCCGCGTGCACCGTGACCGCCGAGCCGACCCCGTCGTTAATGGGCGCGCGCTATGTCGCGCTTGGGGATTCGTACACCATCGGCACCGCAGTCTCCTCGACCGACAGCTGGCCCAGCCAGTTGGTGGCCCGCCTGGACGGCCGCCTCGAGCTGGCCGCCAACCTGGGGGTCAACGGGTACAGCACCGATGATCTGATCGCCGCCGAGCTGCCAGCCCTCGATGACCTCCATCCGGAGTTCGTCACCGTCCAGATCGGCGTCAACGACGTGGTGCGCGGCGTTCCACAAGCGACCTACGCAGCAAATGTCGACCTCATCCTGGATGCGCTGCTCGAGCGGCTGCCGCCCACGCGCATCGTGGCCGTGGCGACTCCGGACTACACGCTGACGCCCGCGGGCTCTTCGTTTGGCAACCCCGCCCAGCAGAGCGCAGAGATCGCCCGCTTCAACGACGTGCTCCGCGTGGCGGCCGAGGCGCGGGGCATCGTCTTCGTGCCGGACATATATGAGATCTCGCGCCGCGTCGCCTCGGATCCTTCGCTCGTGGCCGGCGACGGACTCCACCCCAGCGGGGCCCAGTACGCCCTGTGGGTCGATGCCATCCAGCCCGTCGTCCAGGAGTTGCTGGCCGGGTCGTGA
- a CDS encoding asparaginase codes for MPGSPPVPATPTGSPALTVEVTRGDRVESRHRGSIAVVNADGARVAHLGDPEEPTFLRSSAKPFQLAPFVASGRFDAYNFPDPVQTLAVMAASHAGEDRHVRLVQGALRAGGLSRSALQCGTHTPFDAETAQRLARDGEPPNELRHNCSGKHAAMALHAKAAGWDVDTYWQPDHPIQQLALETVAAVSGVPARRIATATDGCGVVSFAIPLHAIARAYARLADPTGLTDATLRDALTRIRDAMLAHPELVSGERRQFDTDLMRAAAGRLVAKGGAEGLRCVGLLPGGMGADAPAAGVAVKIEDGDAARRAGAAATCETLRQIGLLGEVELSQLAAYAAPPIRDLARGEVVGEVRAAFTLAR; via the coding sequence ATGCCCGGCAGCCCACCGGTCCCGGCGACGCCGACCGGTAGCCCCGCACTCACCGTCGAGGTCACTCGCGGAGATCGGGTCGAGTCCCGGCATCGCGGGTCCATCGCCGTCGTCAACGCCGACGGCGCGCGCGTCGCCCATCTGGGCGACCCGGAGGAGCCGACTTTCCTCCGCTCCTCAGCCAAGCCGTTCCAGTTGGCCCCGTTTGTCGCGTCCGGGCGCTTCGACGCCTACAACTTCCCCGATCCGGTCCAGACGCTGGCCGTGATGGCCGCCAGCCACGCCGGCGAGGACCGCCACGTGCGCCTCGTCCAGGGCGCGCTGCGGGCCGGCGGACTGAGCCGATCCGCCCTCCAATGCGGAACGCATACCCCGTTCGATGCGGAGACCGCCCAGCGCCTGGCCCGTGACGGTGAACCGCCGAACGAACTGCGCCACAACTGCTCCGGTAAGCACGCCGCCATGGCCCTGCATGCCAAGGCCGCCGGCTGGGACGTGGACACCTACTGGCAGCCCGACCACCCGATCCAGCAGCTGGCCCTGGAGACCGTGGCAGCGGTGTCCGGCGTCCCGGCCCGCCGGATCGCGACCGCGACCGACGGCTGCGGCGTGGTCAGCTTCGCGATACCCCTGCACGCCATCGCGCGCGCCTACGCGCGCCTGGCTGATCCGACCGGCCTGACCGATGCCACCTTGCGCGATGCGCTGACCCGCATCCGCGACGCAATGCTGGCCCATCCCGAGCTGGTGTCCGGGGAGCGCCGGCAATTCGACACCGATCTCATGCGGGCCGCGGCCGGGCGGCTGGTGGCCAAGGGCGGTGCCGAGGGGCTGCGCTGCGTGGGCCTGCTGCCGGGTGGGATGGGCGCCGATGCGCCCGCGGCCGGGGTGGCGGTGAAGATCGAGGACGGCGACGCGGCCCGCCGGGCAGGCGCCGCCGCCACCTGCGAGACGCTGCGCCAGATCGGCCTCCTGGGGGAAGTGGAGCTGTCCCAGCTGGCCGCCTATGCCGCCCCGCCGATCCGCGACCTGGCCCGTGGCGAGGTGGTCGGGGAGGTGAGGGCCGCGTTCACCCTGGCCCGCTGA
- the gltX gene encoding glutamate--tRNA ligase — MSVPRPPNPDERPIRVRMAPSPTGPLHIGTARTSLYNYLFARATGGTYVLRIEDTDQARSTPEFEHDILDNLHWLGITWDEGPQAAGGEDIGPFGPYRQSLRMDRYAREADRLLQSGAAYHCWCTPEELDAVRREQEAHREAPRYNGRCLRLTDADRAAFVAEGRRPALRFRVPPETIRFDDLIRGEVEFDNALLGDFVIVRADGVPLYHFVVVIDDEAMEISHVIRGEDHLSNTPKHIALIRALGYREPVFGHIPLILNPDRSKMSKRKSQTAISDYRAEGYVPEAMVNFLAFLGWSPGTEEEIFSLDELAARFEIGAVHKAGAVFDRGRLDHLNGVYIRSLTDADLASRLRPPLPEAISDATLAGLVPLLRERMVRLTDAVELSGFLAESDDVVASWWSVDALLPKGRDAAEVANALGVARDALVACGEWSAEVLEAAARGAADALGWKAGDFFRPLRLAVTGKAVSPPLFGSMVLLGRERTLARLDAALERLRAGALA, encoded by the coding sequence ATGAGCGTGCCCCGCCCACCAAACCCTGACGAGCGACCAATCCGGGTCCGGATGGCGCCCAGCCCCACCGGGCCGCTGCACATCGGCACGGCGCGGACCAGCCTTTACAACTACCTGTTCGCGCGCGCGACCGGCGGGACCTACGTGCTCCGCATCGAGGACACGGACCAGGCCCGCAGCACGCCCGAATTCGAGCACGACATCCTCGACAACCTCCACTGGCTGGGGATCACCTGGGACGAGGGTCCGCAGGCGGCAGGCGGCGAGGACATCGGTCCATTCGGACCCTACCGTCAGAGCCTGCGCATGGACCGATACGCCCGCGAGGCGGATCGGCTCCTGCAGAGCGGAGCCGCCTATCACTGCTGGTGCACCCCCGAAGAGCTGGACGCCGTCCGGCGCGAGCAGGAGGCCCACCGGGAAGCCCCCCGTTACAACGGGCGCTGCCTGCGCCTGACCGATGCCGATCGGGCCGCCTTCGTGGCCGAGGGTCGCCGCCCAGCCCTCCGCTTCCGGGTCCCGCCGGAGACCATCCGCTTCGACGACCTGATCCGGGGCGAGGTCGAGTTCGACAACGCCCTCCTGGGCGACTTCGTGATCGTGCGGGCGGATGGCGTGCCGCTCTACCACTTCGTAGTGGTCATTGACGATGAGGCGATGGAGATCAGCCACGTCATTCGGGGCGAGGACCACCTCTCGAACACCCCCAAGCACATCGCCCTCATCCGCGCCCTTGGCTATCGGGAGCCGGTCTTTGGGCACATCCCGCTCATCCTGAATCCGGATCGGTCCAAGATGAGCAAGCGGAAGTCGCAGACCGCGATCAGCGACTACCGGGCTGAGGGTTACGTGCCCGAGGCGATGGTCAACTTCCTGGCCTTCCTGGGCTGGTCGCCGGGGACCGAGGAGGAGATCTTCAGCCTGGACGAGCTGGCCGCGCGGTTCGAGATCGGGGCGGTCCACAAAGCGGGAGCGGTCTTCGATCGCGGCCGGCTCGACCACCTCAACGGGGTCTACATCCGCTCCCTGACCGATGCGGACCTGGCGTCGCGGCTGCGGCCGCCGCTGCCGGAGGCGATCTCGGACGCGACACTCGCCGGGCTGGTGCCCCTGCTGCGCGAGCGGATGGTGCGCCTGACCGATGCGGTCGAGCTGTCCGGGTTCCTGGCCGAATCCGACGACGTGGTGGCCTCTTGGTGGAGCGTGGACGCACTCCTGCCCAAGGGCCGGGACGCCGCCGAGGTGGCTAACGCGCTGGGGGTCGCGCGCGATGCGCTGGTGGCGTGCGGGGAGTGGTCGGCCGAGGTGCTGGAGGCGGCCGCACGTGGTGCTGCCGACGCGCTGGGCTGGAAGGCCGGCGACTTCTTCCGACCCCTCCGGCTGGCGGTAACGGGGAAGGCCGTCTCGCCGCCCCTCTTCGGCTCCATGGTCCTGTTGGGCCGCGAGCGAACCTTGGCCCGCCTGGATGCGGCGCTGGAGCGGCTGCGGGCCGGGGCTCTGGCGTGA